The Dreissena polymorpha isolate Duluth1 chromosome 9, UMN_Dpol_1.0, whole genome shotgun sequence genome contains the following window.
ACTGCGAATCGTTTGTGAATACAAtgttgattattatcatttgaactggtgacctaggtttttactctgacttagtgttatatgtatctgagatTTTGTGAAGACAAACATTGTCATAAGGTTTCTATACATTATGTAgatttaattattattcatatacacattcaattaatttatttctgGGTTTTAAATCACACCGACACAGTGGAGTCATATAGCGACTTTatgggaacaaaaaataaatgttgataatgttctactGTTAGTACGGACATATTCGAAGATTGTTTTGATTACTTGAAAAACATTAACGCAAATTAATTAGCTGCTGTGAATGTGACATccacaacatgtatttcgtgtgttAGGAAATAGTTCAAAACTTGCATGAAAAGCATGGGCGAATAGtcatataaaaactttgtagcgcattgaacattgagatgtttactttGGCAGTAAAAAATGTAGCGCGTGGTAATCAAATCGTGCCGCccatatcgcgaacgcagttgatttcttaaaacgaaataacataaatgcgctgtatcggtaaagtgtagatagttcagtattgaaccgatatttcgtcgctgtatacaccttccatgaggactgcgtgttactcgggtgctaatgccacagtgaGAAGACGTTGCAATGGATGGAACGCGCTCATTGGAGttattttgtttgcaaattcataatctggatgcaaagtggttaaatgcagtaacggactacattcttcggtatacgtatatAATGTTACCCatggggcgaattgcagaaggcaatcgccccaaaatctaatgataaaacttgtttttcaattttgattgGCCAGTAAAACcgattacatgtatacatttttttcaaaatttaatgaaTCGTCAATGAGAAGTTACCTTTCTTTTATTACAAACTCCTTATCCATaacacaaaaaacatggaattataAGTTGCATACCTAACGAAAACAAGCCCAAGTGTCATCAGAACAATTTAAGACCATTGGCTTTATTAAATGTTGTGTACAAACTAGAATCAGGATCCATAGCAAATAGACTAAAAACtgtacttgatattttaatctcCAAAGATCAAACTGGTTCTTTTACGACTTTATTTTGGCAGGACCAAGCAAAATAAAAGTACAATGAAGGCGGTTTTAATATGATTGATATATGTTCACTTGAGAAAAACATGAAACTAACATGTCTAAAGAGATAAGTGTCAAGCGAAGAAAAGTGTTACACACTTGTTAAATCGATAATAGActttaaaacaattgttaacaCTGGTAAATTGTACGCCGAGAAGGTTTGAACTATGTTTACagctaaaaaataaattttggcttgatgtattgaaagcatatatattttatattgaaaagctgccaataCTAAAAAGTGATGATATTCTGGACACGCcactattttataatcataattttaaactgAACAACAGtcatatttatatgaaaagtTTATATGAAAGACGTATTCGTTTTGTTAGAGATAAAATGATAGAAAGTGATTGtattatttccaaagaatctcTGGAATTACTTTTAGGAACACATGTTAATTTCCTATTATACCAAGGATTTACCAGCATTATAAGAAGATACATTGGAAATTGTCATAACAtgtcaaatttaaacaataaaacactaGGGCCTATACTACCGacttatataaagaaaatagtaACCAGTTCTAAAGAAgacaaacatatttataaaatatttattcaaaatagtGATATTCCAACTagtaaaacaaaatgtaattcagaatttgtaaatatatattggaAAAAGGTATATACATTGGTGTTCAATTTAACTAGGGATACATATATTAGATGGTTGCAGTGTAGAATTATCCACAGAATCTTGGGAACAAAATCTATTATGTTCAAGATGAAAATTGTTGCCAATAATCTATGTACATTCTGtaataatgaaaaagaaaacataacacacttgttcTGGTACTTCCCCTATACCCAAGAAATTGTTAAATTTGCTGTTGAAATCATCAAGAGAAGAGGACCTAGCTTACATACTCAGCTGACATGTCAGGATCTAATACTTGGGATTACAAATTCCAAAATGACTGATATAAACATTGTTTGCCTTGAAATTAAACGGTACATTTTTGATTGTCAAAAGAAAAATAGAAACCACTCAAAATTTGGACTTGTAAATAGCatgaaacaaacatttgaaatatacaaAACTACAATAAAAACAGAAGAAGAATAGAAAAACTGGTATATACATGTAGTCAAAGCTTTTTCAGACATCCCCTGCAACTAACTTATTAATCATAACACCTTATATATGTATAGTTCATCACATCTGCATTTTGTTAAATCTGCACTTAAATTtaatacacataatgcaactcagcaattaaataattcatcttccatatgtgcatattattttataaatagaaaaaagaTATACACACATACACGTGTTACTCTACTTTTATGGCATGTTATAAGTAAACCAATgttgttacttttacttttataagtaaaccaatattgttgttttttctttgtttttttttgttgctaAAAATGAAAGACAAATATATGTTAATTGTTAAACAGGAATGGGATATGATCGAAACTATGTTAATATCAATTAATGTGAATCTTTAATCTATGAAGTATATACcgtctttttcttttcttttttccaAATTTGAATTTGAAACATGTGTTGTATATAATTTTTGGATAACTACTCCTAAGGCTATACACACCCTACATGTACGTGTTTATTATTTGCTATGTATGTTGCACGATTTCACATGAATTATGCATGAATGTATGTATTACTATatggcaaaaataaaatgtatgcaaaaaaaaaatattttaaagaaagtttcttcttagtaaaaatcaagtttaggcggaaaatgtcgtcccttattagcatgtgcggactacacaggcttatccgagacgacactttacgcacatgcattaaacccccttttcaaagatcACGGCTCGAATATATTGGAATTGACCGCAAAGAGTTTTTGAAGGAAAGAAGTCTTGTACCAAAGGTATGCACAATGATTCtacattttgtgtgtgtgtttgatcCAGAGCTGATCCTAATTTATTTGCTATTGCCTATGCCCAAGGTGCCGTAGCGCCTGTAACTTATCAACGGGGAAGTTGCCTTATACAACATGTTATCCTCTAATCATGCAGTGATCACTTCCGGTTACAACACAACCACATATTCCTAACGTTTCAAAGCGCCGCTCTATTCGTTTATGAAGGTTGTATCCTTCATAAAGCACTCTATGGTTCTGGGCCGCACCAGCTCGACGCTGTCTGCATTGCTCGACACGCGGACAAGCTTCTGCAGCTCCTGCCGGAAGGAGTCCTCAATGGACGAAGTTAATTGCCGGTTGCTCTTGGATAGCATCTCATGGATGGATGTCCTGAAGCTACCCCTGACGCTGCTGGTTCTCAACACACCACGGATGGCCGACTCGAGCGGCCGCTTGTTGCGTTCATCTGGCGGTTTCTCGTTCATTTCCTGCATTAGGGCAAAATGCAAAGAGTTAAAAAGTTATACACCCTCCTATTCGTATAAACACAAACTCACAGTGAGAGCTGAAAAATTTGCTCATTTTCATCTCGTACTAACTTCATGTGATTTGTTGTAATGAGTCATGACttgtttcttgttattattaCAAGTTATTTATACGATTCGTTAACGTATTATAATAACTTTGTACGATATCCGTTCGTGTGAGCTTTGAGAGCGAGCTCTCGACACAACGTTGCAAACCACCATACTTATTACGAGCTGTTTCCCTTACATTTGTACTTCAAATTATTAGTTAAAATACAAGTAAAACTTAAAAGATTACGATTAAAATGCTTTACGTGCTGTGGTCTTACCGTCATGCGGTCGTAATGACTGTTCAACATGGGTATGACCAAGTTGATAACTCTTCGTCATGTCTTCGTACACGCATATGCATTTTGTCACGAGAAGTTCGGTGacgatgatgttggtgatgatggtgatgataatgatgatgatgatgatgatgatgatgatgatgatgatgatgatgatgatgatgatgatgatgatgatgatgatgatcatgatgatgatgatgatgatgaaaatgataatgATGCAATTGATGATGATGCtttttctgctgctgctgctgctgctgatgatgatgatgataatgccgCTGCTGacaatgatgatgacgaagacgaCGACTATGATGATGAGTATTATGATGATGGCTTACCGTTATGACATCGTACGTGCTGTTGAATATTGCAATGCGCAGATTTATGATGATGGCAAACACTTAAGGCTATGACTGTGTACAAACTGTTTATTTCTGCCAGGAGCAGGTTTAATGATAACCGCGACAACTTACCGTTATGACATCGAACGAGTTGTTGAATATTGCTATTAGAAGGTTGAGCACAATGACGGTGAACATTCCAACAAAGACGACAACGTAGACTCTGGAGAACCACAGAACCGCCATGTTGCCGACCTTTTGTGTCTCGAGACTCTCCAGCGTCATGAAGATCTCGTCCCCCGTTACCATGGCAGCCAGAGTCTCCATGGCAGCCGAAGGCGTCTGGAACTGAATGGAACTAAACCATGTGTCCTTCAATATAGCCAACAATATACGTACAAGGGCACGTTTGCTGCCAATGTGGGCAGAAGGCTGACATGCCCATTTTGCGTTTGATATGCTAATTATTAAGTACGGAATATCTATTTTGAAAAAAGAGCACATGATGTGTGTAATTTGATGGTGTATGGTTGACTAGGGCAAATTAGCCTACGGATGTGAGCTGTGTCTTTGTATtgcataaattaaaatcaaaccgTTGTTTACACTACAGTCAAAGCTGttgtattttacaaaaacaattaacattacaTAACTAAAAGTTACACTTACTAAACAAACAAGCATTGTAATGCACCACTTCATACTTCCGCAAAATACGTCATTAGTGTTGCTAAGATGCGGCAACCTTTTACCGGGGGTTATATAATGTCCCCTACCTTGACGTGGTAGGGTCCCAGAACGACATAACCGCAGATCCAGAAGCCCATGAAGAGAACAGAGACGCAGAAAATGAAGGCGAGAACATCTCCGAACGAGTGGTAGATGGTGCTAAACAGCAGCTAAGAAGATATATACACAAATACTATGATATATCGAATAAAGTTGCACAAATATTAAacgctcatttttttaaatagtgctTTTCTTCACCATCTTAAGTACATATCTAATTATACGCAAATATAACGATTGTCAACACATGGCATTACAAGCGTTGTCACGTTTCTAGACacgatttttattttgttctctTACGAGgaaatattcattaaatgttgCCAGGACCGAATTATAATATCTGCTAtgaattcaattattaaaataaaaatgattaatttatCATAACACGCATACATTAATTTGAGTTCATTATTTGTATGTTTAATTCTAGCTTACATAGAATTTCTCGTGGATTTTGAAGAACCTGAGAAGACATATCCAGGAGATAAGAGAGCCCAGCCCAAGCCACATGGTGTAGTAATCCAACAGGCCTATTACCCACTTGCTCTCCTGaatgtaaatacatttgtatCAATTTGGGTCTTTCGTAAATAATGTGAAAGTCGGATGTCATGTTTTATATGGCAAGCGCGAAATATCAAACACCGTCTATTAGACTTGAAGTTTTTTTATGATCTTGTAAACGATgtaaacagttttataaaattgtattctaAAAACTTGAGGTGTTAAGTTTAATCAATACAGCAAACACGCAAactcaataaattatataatgaaataaattattgttcttatcCTCTTCGTTTATAACAGAAAACCAACTAGAAACAAAAAATGATTAAGACTGGGATCAACAACTGGGGACGGTGAATGCAAAGCCCTAGGTCCTACATTACAAGTTAAGTCCCACATTACGAGTCACAATTGTCTATCGTAATTTCAAATGTCACACACATACATACGTTTCCATCGAAAATATTATGAATCATTTTCCAACAGCGTCCACCAAGGCACTCACCATGACCATGAATACTATCCAGACGGTGCCATAGAGGCTGAAGATGTCCCCGAGTATGACCCAGATGTCCCAGAGCTTGATGAGGTGCCAGTATTCAGAGAGAGGCAGGTCCGTCTCCTCGGAGGACACAGGCTGGTAGAACCGTGTGTAGTACTTACCCATGAACACTTTCGTTTTCTggagtaatttaaaaaaaatcttatatgaAAAATCAAAGATTTTACAGCCGTTGTTGTACCGCCATTCATATATATGCAATAAACTAGGCGTTAGATACATCAAGTATATAAGTCAGAAAAACGAATAACCATAACTTCGTTttcaataaagaaaaaataacacatttcaGTGACAAATATGAGAATGAAAGTTATAAATGCAGGGATGCAGGAATTTAACCGGTAAGACAGATGAATCAGATATTCGCATACCTACACCCGACAAACACTGCGTcgattttgaaaatgattatgaCTTATGTTGTAGATGGTTTTACATGTTATATGGTCAAATGGTCACTACTCTCCAAGACACTCACATAGAAACCACTCTAATGACGCGCAAGCGAGTACGTCAAGAACAATCAGCTGATCACCTAGCTGATAAAGACATGAAGACAACGCTGAGGATGGAGAGTATAAGAAAGTAACAGACGTAGACGTAAAACATGACACCGATAATATTTATTACAAGAGATAGTGGGTGAACAATCGCTCAGCTACTCACCAAGCAAACGTAGACGTCAAATATGACACTGAGTACGGAGAGTACAAGAGATAGTCCAGTGAACAACAGCAGGGCAACACCGATCTTCTCCGAGGTGTTCGCTAATACCAAGTCTGCAAGGGAAATTGGAAGTTAGCCAGTGTTTATTATATGATAGTGACTGACTCGCCAGGTTTATCATATAACCGGTGAATTATCGGTGAATatattaattacatttaatttcTAAACAGTTTTAACCAAACTTGTGTATTGATACATGCACCCGCCAAGCAACCTGTTGAGTTAAACATTCCGCGCTTCTTACCCACCAGTTttgatatttattatgtattgaaatgaataaatgcatACACTTGAAAGCTTTATGTAAGGAATGCACTGCGCTCCTGATTTTTTTAcctaaaaaattcataaaagtcaCTTAAAACGCCAAACATTGATTCATCATAACTCTGTGTATTTGTTACAATGTACTAACCGGATACATTTCGGATGTTCATTTCCGCACACGTGATCCTAATGGTTGTGGTCTTGAACTCGACCTCCACCTGACCATTGTTGTCAAGGTCCTCGAACACGATCTAGATAAAGTTCAATCGCATTTCGccattaacccgtttatgcctagtgaactctcccttcctcctatattggatcaatttatttccaaaattagggatgtctagtatatttatttctatatttagaatatttcttacagaaattcttttaagcaaacagcatcgaccctgatgagacgccgcatcatgcggcgtctcatctgggtctacgctgtttgccaaggcctatttttcgagacgctaggcataaatgggttaaacgtacATTCATTGTTTTAATGTCTGGTTTCGGGCAAAGCATCTCAAATGACTACAgcaatgtgttgttgttgtttttttcaaaaatgtttggATGTAAGGCTGAACTTAGTTACCTGTACATTTTTAACTTCATTGGTTAATCTTAACCACTAATAAAATGAAATGCATTGCGTGTAGCAAAGTGCACTGATCTCGGGGTAGTTTACTTATGACTTCAGTGGAAAACGCTTTGGAGGTCAGCTGATATGGGTTGGACTACTCACATTGCCGCTGACCTCGAGGCACCTTGCCTTCTGGTCAGTCGCGTGCACGCGCACGGAGTGCAGAGTGAAGTTCAAAGTCAGAGATAGTAATCTGAAAACAATTGACAccgaaattaaaaacaaatcgtATCAACATAACACAATCGCGAAATAAGATATAtgacaatgcatgtgcgtttgtGTTTCTAAtcaatatatatgatataaacatTATCTTATACTGATTACAATAACGCTGCTGATGTTGGTAATGTTGATGATTAAAATGTTGTTTCTAATGATGAAATATATCTCGCTTCTCCTGCTGATGACTATGATGAAGGTTGTAAAGGCGGCGGTGGTTACTAGGAGAAtccaacgacgacgatgatgctTATGGagtgaaaaaaaacacgtttgtGTATTCCATTCGTGTAGATTTAGGGTAAGTTATAGTAATAAAGCAAGCATCAACACTTGTTAGCACTACCTCTTCACTGCTTTGGAAATGTTGAGGTAATTGAACTCTTTGCTAATATCGAAGTCGTAAATGACGTCATCAGTTGTGTTGTCAATGCTTTCATTCAGACCTTGGCCGATTTCGAAACATGTTTCTGTCGAAAGGAAGTCAATCGGTTAATCAATTGTGCGTAAATGATATGTTTGATTTAACCTCTTATGCATCTGTAATGGCATTTTTTCAAGGTTGTTAAACATATGATAAATTATTCTATGTATTTGTGTCGGTTTTGTTTAACATATGTCTAATTAACAAATCTTCAAATATTTTACACCTATCAACATTGGTATTACGTTCGTCCAATTTCAATGCACTCGATGATGTTTAGCTCGTAATaaaatgaatgatttatttatttcgtACCTAGAATCCGCAAACCGGAAGTAAACATTTGGTCGAATCCTGAAAAGTCGAAGTATTTGAGCTGTACCTTCATTTTGTCGTCTGCCAGGCGCATATAGTAGCCAATGGCCTTCGTGTGAGCGTTGTAatactgaaaataaatatattttataagtaaaatacaACATTACATAAAAGTACAATATTTGCAAATGGGCTGGAATACCCTTTCATTGAACATGTATAAAAGACT
Protein-coding sequences here:
- the LOC127845008 gene encoding mucolipin-2-like gives rise to the protein MEEHSEDMISNPSVNDVDQRHHLPTNMSKVDDATDVQYRKSGSSLQRLLRLSLQRTLSVECHGFSFYVPFLVLFALQVIKVSLLTTEMINFGQDRGSFKEIVSKGELALKHLLIKDWDASWETVAYPPAHGDFAVYTVDDLVDGVNHAVRMYYNAHTKAIGYYMRLADDKMKVQLKYFDFSGFDQMFTSGLRILETCFEIGQGLNESIDNTTDDVIYDFDISKEFNYLNISKAVKRLLSLTLNFTLHSVRVHATDQKARCLEVSGNIVFEDLDNNGQVEVEFKTTTIRITCAEMNIRNVSDLVLANTSEKIGVALLLFTGLSLVLSVLSVIFDVYVCLKTKVFMGKYYTRFYQPVSSEETDLPLSEYWHLIKLWDIWVILGDIFSLYGTVWIVFMVMESKWVIGLLDYYTMWLGLGSLISWICLLRFFKIHEKFYLLFSTIYHSFGDVLAFIFCVSVLFMGFWICGYVVLGPYHVKFQTPSAAMETLAAMVTGDEIFMTLESLETQKVGNMAVLWFSRVYVVVFVGMFTVIVLNLLIAIFNNSFDVITEMNEKPPDERNKRPLESAIRGVLRTSSVRGSFRTSIHEMLSKSNRQLTSSIEDSFRQELQKLVRVSSNADSVELVRPRTIECFMKDTTFINE